In Candidatus Palauibacter soopunensis, the genomic stretch CATCGCGGCCGCGAAGATGACGGCGATCAGCAGTCCCAGAATACCGGCGGGAACATAGGAAATGAGATAGGACGGGAAGACATAGTTCACATCGTTCGACGACGACCCGCGCACCTCGGACACGAGCGATTTCGACGCCTCCCTCAACCGCTCCAGTTCGTCATCATACGTGGCGATCCGCCGCTGCAGTGCCGCGGCATCGTCGCCGGCGCGGCGAGTTTCCAGCGCCGCAAGGGTGCTCTCGCGGCGCAGTTCGTGCGTTCGTTCGTGCTCGGCCTCCAGCGCGGCGAAGGCGCCGGCACGGGGACTTTCCCGGACCATGGCGGCCTCCGCCGAATTGAAGACGAGCGGGGGACGCTCGAAGTGATAGAAGACATAGAGGAGGACGCCGATGGCGAGGATGAAGACCTGCATCGGGACTTTGACGAAGGCATTGAAGATGAGGGAAAGACGGCTCTGGCGCAGCGAACTCGCCGTGAGATAGCGCTGGACCTGGCTCTGGTCGGTCCCGAAGTAGCCCAGGGCGAGAAAGAGCCCTCCGATGAGTCCGGACCAGAGCGTGTAGCGATTGGTCGGATCCCAGGAGAGGTCGATGCTGCGCCACATCTCATGGATCCCGCCGATATACGCCACGTCGCCGACGCCCACTCCCTCCGGCAGCGTCGAGAACAGCACCGCGATCGCGATCCCTATGCCGGCGAACATGACGATCATCTGGAGCACGTCCGTCCAGATGACGGCCGTGATGCCCCCCATGATCGTATAGGCCACGGTAATCAGTCCCATGACGAGAATCGTCACGCGCTCGTCCCAGCCCATGATGACGGAGAGCACAATGGCCGGGGCGTAGAGGACGATCCCCGCCGATAGTCCGCGCGAAACGAGGAAGAGGAAACTCGTCAGCGACCGGGTTCTGGGGTCGAAGCGGCGTTCCAGGTACTCGTAGGCGGTGAAGACCTTGGAGCGATAGAAGAAGGGGACGAACACGACGCAGAGAATGACCATGGCGATCGGCTGGCCCAGATAGAACTGGACGAACTCCATGCCGTCGTCGAAAGCCTGTCCGGTCGTGCCGATATACGTGATCGCGCTCGCCTGCGTCGCCATGACGGAGAGGCCGATGGCGCCCCAACCCAGCCGGCGGTTGGCGAGAAAGAAGCCTTCGACGCCCCGGTTTTTTCGACTCTGGAGCCAGGCGAAGGCGACCACGGCGCCGAAATAGACGGTAAAGACGAGCCAGTCGAGGCCGCTCACGGCACGCCGAAGTCGAGCAGGCGCGTAGCGAGATAGAGGAGGAGGATGAGTCCGGCCGTATAGGCGATCACCGACACGTAGAGCGCGCGCCAGCTACGGAAGGGGCCGATCCGGTCCTCCGTCTCGTCCCGGTGTTCCGTCACGGGGCGGCGATCTCGCGCCAGCGGCTCCCGTCGAGGGAGAGCAGGTTCGCCCACAGACGAAAGGCGCCGGGCACGCCCGCGCGCAGTTGCCGGAAGAAGGAGAGCGATGTGTGAATGTAGAGTCCGCGACCCACCGGGGCGGCGAGCAGGCTGCCGCGATTCGGCGGTTCGCCCGTGTCGGCCATCTCCAGCGGCGCCTGGTATCGTTCGTCCCACGCATCGGGGAAGTACAGTCCGCGCTCCTGGACCCAGCCTTCGAAATCGGCCGGGCCGAGCCGGTTGGGCTCCATCAGAACGGGCGCCTGCGGATCGACGAGCGTGACGGAGGCGTCCTCCTCCGTGACTCGGGGCGCGGGGCGGCCGATGGCGATCGGGTACGGCGCGTAGGCCCCACGGTTGAACTCGTAGCGGTTGTACTGGACGACGACCGTGCCTCCGCGCTCCGCCCACGCGAGCAACTCCGCGTTCGCCGCGATGAGATCCTCGCGGACCTCGTAGGCCCGGACCCCGAGCACGATCGTGTCGAAGCGGTCGAGCCTCTCGGCCTCCCAGTCTCCCGGTTCGATGAGTTCGACGTCGAGCCCGAGCTGCCGAATGGCTTCGGGCCCGTCGTCGCCGGAACCCATCACGTAGCCGATGCGCCGATCCGCGACGCGAACGGGGAAACGCACGATCCGCACGGCCGCGTCGCCGGCCAGGAGTCGCGGCTCGATGTGCGGATAGTCGATGATCGTCGCGCGCGTGGCGGGAACCGCGTCGCCGGCGATCCGGATCCGCGGCTGAGCGAGAAACTCCCCTTCCGCTTCTCCCGCCGGGGGCTCGACCGAGAAGCCGACGGTCTGAACCGCTCCCTCTCCGGCGAGCTCGAACGACACCGTCTCGGGCGCGGCGCGCCACCCGGGCGGCAGGTCGAGCCCGATCTCTCCGGCCGTAGCCTCCCGGGCGAAATTCGAGACCCGGAAGGCGACGACACGTGAGTCCGGATGGCTGGCGGGCCAGATCATCGTGGGCGCCGCCGCCGCAACGGATACGCGCGGCGCGACCTGCAGCGGTCGCCAGCTTTCCCCCGTCACGCCATCCACGGCCCGATAGCGTACCGGGTCCTCGACCTCGACGTCGAGTCGTTCGCCTGCCGCCGACACGACCGCGGACACTCGGCCGTGAAGAGGTGGAGGACGGAACGGGAGCGCGCGAAGATCGGGCGCCTCGGGCCATTCGTACAGGTCGCCGTCCCGCGGGCGTTCGAGGAACCACGGGGAAGCGGGCGGCGCGTCCGCGGGCACCGTGACGGCATAACGCCACAGCCCGAGTTCGCCCGGCTCGACCCGCGCCCGGGCCAACGGATCGAATACCGTATCCTCCTGACGGAAGAAGCGGGCGAACGGCCCCAGATCGTCGGGTTCCGTCTCGACCTCCGGGCCGATGCCCTCCACCGACCACCCCTGGGGGACCTCGAGGACCGGCGGGTCGAGTTCCAGGGTGGCGCCGGCGCCGCTCCAGACGCGTGCCTCGACGAGGACGGTCTGTCCGGGGACGAGAACGTCGTCCCGCGCCCTCAGTTCGACCCGTACTCCGGTCACCGCGAGGATCGCCCGCATCAGCAGGCGCGCGCGGCGATCCAGTTCGCGCCGCAGCTCGCTTTCCCGCCCGCCGCGCGCGGCGGCGCTGAGCCGCTCCAATCGGCGCGACGCCTCGGCGAGGAAGGGCAGGGCGGTTTCCGGCTGTGTCGCATCGAGCGAGCCGGCGGCGCGGCCGATCGCCTCCCGGTACAAGCGAACGTCCGCCTGCGCCGTCTCGCCGAGGTCGGCAGCGAGCGATGCCAGGGTCGTGTCGACGCCCGCCAGCAGCGGCTCCGTCGGTGAGCCGCCGACCCGCGACGACACGAGCGACAGGCGAGTGGCGCGACGACCGAGCGGCAGGGCCGTACCGAAATCCTGCGAACGGTGCTGGCTGCGGCTGTCCATCGCCACCTGGTGATGCGTAAGGCCGAGCAGGGGATCGAGTGTGCCCGTCTCGAGTTCGATCGAGGTGGCGCCCAGTTCGAAGAGGGGGCGCCGGTACAGCTTCAGGGGCGCCCAGGGTTCCGCGCCCGCCGCCAGCTGTTCGGGGAAGCGGCTGGCGTCTCCGGCGGCATCGAAGGCCTCGCGCGTGAGAAGGCCCGATACCTGGTGGTGCCCGTGGCCGTCCCGCTCCGTTCCGCTCCACATCGTGATGAGCACATGAGGACGAAAGCGTCGGATGGTCCACACCAGGTCGGAGAGGACGCGCTCGCGCGGCCACTTCGCGAAGGTTTCCTCCGCGGTCTTCGAGTAGCCGAAGTCGAACGCGCGGCCGAAGAACTGCTGCGCCCCGTCGATCCTGCGGGCGGCCAGCAGTTCGCCCGAGCGGATGATGCCGAGTCCCTCGCCGAGTTCGGTGCCGATGAGGTTTTGGCCTCCCTCGCCTCGCGTGAACGAGAAGTAGGCGGCCTCCACCCCCCATCCGCGCGCGAGCGTGGTCAGCAGAGCCGTGTCCTCGTCGTCCGGGTGCGCCGCCACGACGAGGACCCTCTTCACCCCATCGAGCTGCCGGAGGATGAGTCCCGCTTCGATCGCGCCGGGAAGGCGCGACCCCTGCGCGTGCGCCGGCGCCGAGAGCAGGCACCACGCCACGGCGGCCATCAGGGTGGACGTCAATCGAGGTTGCATGGGCGGGAAGCTACGTCCGCGCGGTGACCCCAGAAAGCGGGACGTCCGGGACAAGGTCGTACATCTATTACTTGGCGTACAGTTGACTCGCGGTGCACCGGAGGAGATCATTGGTTCATTCCACACCGTGAGGATGCGCCATCGGCATCTATCTTCGGGCGCACAGGTCTGCAGGAGGAGGCACAATGAGCGAAAACGTGATGAAATTCATAGAGACGGAGTTGACAAAGGACCCCGCGGTCTCGAACGCAACGCTCTTCGAAGGAGCGAAACTCATAGACAAGACCATCGGGAAGCTGAACCCGAGGCAATTCCACGCCAAATATCCGCTGCAGGTAAAGCGGCGGCTCGCGGGAACCGCGGGACCGAGCAAGAAGCCCAAGGCCGCGCGGGTTCGTGTCCGGAAGCGCCCGGCACCGGCCGCTTCCGGGGGGGATGTGAGTGCCGCGGTCCTGAAATACGTGACGCGCAGGCTCAAGGCGAACCCCAACGTCAAGAACAAGGACCTCTTTACGCGCGCCTGCGAGATCGATGGATCCGTGGCCAAACTTTCGGCGCGGCAGTTCCACGCGAAGTATCCGCTTCAAGTCAAGCGGCGCCTGGCGAGGGCGGCTGCCGGGACGGGGAAGCCGGCCGTGGCGGAACGCAGGGCCCCGGCAAAGCGCAAGGCGCGGGCAAAGGCGGCCCCCGCGGCCGCAACGCCATCGGTGGGAGGTGGGAATCCGGACGCCGTGCGCGCGCTGCTTCTCAATCTGGCAAGAGAACTGGCCGCGGCCGGAACGCAGGCGGAAACCATCGAAGTCATGGCACGGCTGGATGGCTACGTGAACGACATCATGCAGGCGGCTCGAAACTGAGTCGCGCCGGCCGGCCGGCTTCCTGCCGGCGGTCCGCTTCGCCGCTGTTCCCGAGAGCCCGGCGTACATGCGTCGGGCTCTCGTTGTTTTTCGTCGCGGTGCTAGGCCTCGTCCTTCCAGGGTCGGCGGCGGCACAACTGAAGCGCGACGCTCTCGTGCAGCCCGTGGGCGTGGAGGGCGGCGAAACCTTGATCGGCGTCGGTTTCACGCGTACGACGAACGCGGCCTTCCCGCTCGCGGGGCTCGGAGGAGATCTTGACGCCTTCCCCGTCCTCCACGCCGCCTGGGCGATCGGACCGCACGCGGTGCTCGAACTGAAGGGGGCGGCCCGGAAGGTTCTCTCGATCGAGGCGCGAGACCCGGCTCCCGCCATCGAGCTTGACCCTTCCGTCCGAGACGGAACGACGCGCGACGTGGGCGATTTCGAACTCGCAGTCTCCATCGCCCCCCTTGGAGGACCCACGGGCTTCTCGGCCGGTGGGCACCTGGGAGTCAAACTGCCGAACTCCGACGAAACGAAGGGGATCGGCACGAATACAACCGACGTCACGATCGCGGCCCTGTTCTCCTGGGTCTCCGCCCGCTGGCGTGCGACCGGCTGGTTCGGCGTCGGCATCCTGGAAGTGCCGGCCGAGCCCTTTGAACAGAATGATGCCTTCGCCTATGCGTTCGAGGCTCTGTGGGACGCAGCTCCGAGCTGGCGGCTTTCCGTCGGGACCCGAGGGCGGTCCAGTACAAGAAGCGTGTCTCCGCCCGGCACCGGCGACCTCGGCGAACTCCGGGCCACGGTGGAGTGGAAACGGGGACCGGTGGCCATCGACGCCGCGTTGGGGCACGGAACCACCGAAATGAGCGGAGACTGGAACATTCGCGCGGGCGTCGCGTGGACGCTTGCCGGGAATCGGTAGGCGGCTCATCGTCCGCCGACCGGATCCGGAATACATCACGCAGGGAGGGAACGTCATGAGCGAAGCGAAGCCCCGGCATTTCCGCTGGGAGGAGTTGCCCTGGGAGCGCGTGACCGGGCAGTTGGGCCGGCGCATGGTGACGGGAGACCGGGCCATGATTGCGCAGGTTCTGCTCGAGAAGGGTGCGGTCGTTCCCACCCACTCGCACGAGAATGAACAGTTCACATACATCCTCGAGGGTGCATTGCACTTCTGGCTGGGCGAGGACGGGCAGGACGAAGTCGTCGTACGAGCGGGCGAGATCCTCCATATCCCCTCTCACGTCCCGCACAAGGCCATAGCACTCGAAAAGACGCTGGATCTCGACATTTTCTGTCCCCCCCGCACGGACTGGCTCGACGGGACCGACTCCTACTTTCACGACACGGACGACTGATGGACCTGGGGATCGCGGGCCGCGTCGCCCTGGTGGCCGCCTCGTCCAGGGGCCTCGGCCGGGCCGTGGCGGAAGAACTGGCGGCGGAAGGGGCGCACCTGCTGATGTGCGCGCGAGGGAAGGCGGCGCTCATGGAGGCCGTGGCCTCCGCGGACGCACGCGGACCGGGCGATGTCGTCGGAATCCCGGCCGACCTGTCGGACCCCGCGGCCGTGGGCGGCCTGGTCGAAGCGGCGATGGCCCGCTTCGGACGCGTGGATATCCTCGTGAACAACGCGGGCGGCCCGCCGGCAGGGAAGTTCGAGGACCACGACCGGGCGGCGTGGAAAGCGGCCGTACGGCTCAACCTGGAGAGCGCCCTCGATCTCACCCGCGCCGTCCTGCCCGGCATGAAGGAGCGGGGCTGGGGACGGATCCTGAACATCACTTCTGTCGCCGCCAAGGAACCGGAGGCTGACCTGATCCTTTCCAACAGTGTGCGCGCCGCCGTGACCGGCTTTGCCAAATCTCTTTCGAACGAGGTCGCGGCGTATGGCGTGACGGTGAACAATGTGCTCCCCGGTTTCACGCGCACCGCGAGGCTTGAGGAGCTGGCCGCCGTGCGCGCCGAAGCCGCGGGGATCTCGACGGAGGAGGTGGAAGCGGGGTGGCACGCCGCAATCCCGGCGAACCGTCTCGGCGATCCGCGCGAGTTCGCCGCGGTCGTGGC encodes the following:
- a CDS encoding sodium:solute symporter; the encoded protein is MSGLDWLVFTVYFGAVVAFAWLQSRKNRGVEGFFLANRRLGWGAIGLSVMATQASAITYIGTTGQAFDDGMEFVQFYLGQPIAMVILCVVFVPFFYRSKVFTAYEYLERRFDPRTRSLTSFLFLVSRGLSAGIVLYAPAIVLSVIMGWDERVTILVMGLITVAYTIMGGITAVIWTDVLQMIVMFAGIGIAIAVLFSTLPEGVGVGDVAYIGGIHEMWRSIDLSWDPTNRYTLWSGLIGGLFLALGYFGTDQSQVQRYLTASSLRQSRLSLIFNAFVKVPMQVFILAIGVLLYVFYHFERPPLVFNSAEAAMVRESPRAGAFAALEAEHERTHELRRESTLAALETRRAGDDAAALQRRIATYDDELERLREASKSLVSEVRGSSSNDVNYVFPSYLISYVPAGILGLLIAVIFAAAMSSLDSELTALSSATVIDFYRRHVKPEGTDAHYLLVSRLATLGWGGFAVLFALYAGQLGSLVEAVNEIGSIFYGALLGVFLLAFLVKRATAAGAFYGLISSMLAVLAVSRFTEIAWLWYNVVGTLAVLVVGLALRRREPPTPRGSAAASG
- a CDS encoding PIG-L family deacetylase, which translates into the protein MQPRLTSTLMAAVAWCLLSAPAHAQGSRLPGAIEAGLILRQLDGVKRVLVVAAHPDDEDTALLTTLARGWGVEAAYFSFTRGEGGQNLIGTELGEGLGIIRSGELLAARRIDGAQQFFGRAFDFGYSKTAEETFAKWPRERVLSDLVWTIRRFRPHVLITMWSGTERDGHGHHQVSGLLTREAFDAAGDASRFPEQLAAGAEPWAPLKLYRRPLFELGATSIELETGTLDPLLGLTHHQVAMDSRSQHRSQDFGTALPLGRRATRLSLVSSRVGGSPTEPLLAGVDTTLASLAADLGETAQADVRLYREAIGRAAGSLDATQPETALPFLAEASRRLERLSAAARGGRESELRRELDRRARLLMRAILAVTGVRVELRARDDVLVPGQTVLVEARVWSGAGATLELDPPVLEVPQGWSVEGIGPEVETEPDDLGPFARFFRQEDTVFDPLARARVEPGELGLWRYAVTVPADAPPASPWFLERPRDGDLYEWPEAPDLRALPFRPPPLHGRVSAVVSAAGERLDVEVEDPVRYRAVDGVTGESWRPLQVAPRVSVAAAAPTMIWPASHPDSRVVAFRVSNFAREATAGEIGLDLPPGWRAAPETVSFELAGEGAVQTVGFSVEPPAGEAEGEFLAQPRIRIAGDAVPATRATIIDYPHIEPRLLAGDAAVRIVRFPVRVADRRIGYVMGSGDDGPEAIRQLGLDVELIEPGDWEAERLDRFDTIVLGVRAYEVREDLIAANAELLAWAERGGTVVVQYNRYEFNRGAYAPYPIAIGRPAPRVTEEDASVTLVDPQAPVLMEPNRLGPADFEGWVQERGLYFPDAWDERYQAPLEMADTGEPPNRGSLLAAPVGRGLYIHTSLSFFRQLRAGVPGAFRLWANLLSLDGSRWREIAAP
- a CDS encoding cupin domain-containing protein, which translates into the protein MSEAKPRHFRWEELPWERVTGQLGRRMVTGDRAMIAQVLLEKGAVVPTHSHENEQFTYILEGALHFWLGEDGQDEVVVRAGEILHIPSHVPHKAIALEKTLDLDIFCPPRTDWLDGTDSYFHDTDD
- a CDS encoding SDR family oxidoreductase → MDLGIAGRVALVAASSRGLGRAVAEELAAEGAHLLMCARGKAALMEAVASADARGPGDVVGIPADLSDPAAVGGLVEAAMARFGRVDILVNNAGGPPAGKFEDHDRAAWKAAVRLNLESALDLTRAVLPGMKERGWGRILNITSVAAKEPEADLILSNSVRAAVTGFAKSLSNEVAAYGVTVNNVLPGFTRTARLEELAAVRAEAAGISTEEVEAGWHAAIPANRLGDPREFAAVVAFLASERASYVTGVSIAVDGGRTRALH